ACAAGAAAGTTTTACTAAGGGTGAGTAGTCACAGAAGAAATGATTGATTTTATTGGGTCCACAAAAAGACAAATTCAATGAACAACCAGCAAAGGTCCAAGCATTTGCACAACCACCCAGGTAGGATAGGCTAATTAATACAGTGCAGACCCTGGTAGACATGTTTGTAGAATAGAGTAGGGGACTACAGATGGCCATATATCGATCAAAGGCCATCACAGCCAACAGGAAGCATTCAGTTGTCCCAAATATGACTACAGAAAAAAGTTGAGCCACACAGCCTTGAAGAGGAATTGAGGTTATGTCCCCAAGGAGATTCATGAGCATCAGAGGCGTGACAGATGAAGAAAACCCAATATCCACAAATGCCAAGTGACTAAGAAAAAGGTACATTGGAGTGTGAAGTTGAGTACTCTTTTGAATTAATATTATGATGCTGAAATTGCCAAGTAAAATGACAGTATAGATTCCCAGAAATATCACAAAGAAAAAGACACAAAGGTTTGGGTCATCTGTTAACCCTAATATAAAGAAT
The Macrotis lagotis isolate mMagLag1 chromosome 3, bilby.v1.9.chrom.fasta, whole genome shotgun sequence genome window above contains:
- the LOC141516486 gene encoding olfactory receptor 5P80-like, with protein sequence MSGKNYTAVTEFFILGLTDDPNLCVFFFVIFLGIYTVILLGNFSIIILIQKSTQLHTPMYLFLSHLAFVDIGFSSSVTPLMLMNLLGDITSIPLQGCVAQLFSVVIFGTTECFLLAVMAFDRYMAICSPLLYSTNMSTRVCTVLISLSYLGGCANAWTFAGCSLNLSFCGPNKINHFFCDYSPLVKLSCSHVPFIEMLPSLSSGFVITTTIIIITISYIYIFFSVLKIRSTEGRSKAFSTCTSHLTAVTLYYGTITFIYVMPKSVYSTDQNKIVSVFYTVMIPLLNPLIYSLRNKEVKGAMKKLISTKHLF